The proteins below come from a single Spirochaetia bacterium 38H-sp genomic window:
- a CDS encoding MBL fold metallo-hydrolase has protein sequence MKKEINIKCWGVRGSLPMPLTDIDVKNKISAVVSRITSDDVRTKEDKELFISSLPEWLYGTWGGNTSCVEIKFPNNISLLFDAGSGIRNYSIWLSRQKDNRKSFHVFFSHFHWDHIMGLPFFQQLYSKDVEAFFYSPVRKLKEYLYNQMLSPYFPVTMDAMACRKNFVVLNEESPYKIKDIFVTPIPVEHPGGCYAYKVEYKNKKIMYATDVELEDDYFIDNPRNKKFFYELDFLIIDSQYTLGESIEKYKWGHSSFSLVVDFAIKWNIKKVLMFHHEPLYDDKLLFQNLQAAREYARHQGNELLEIELAKEDKTYCVGLD, from the coding sequence ATGAAAAAGGAAATTAATATTAAGTGCTGGGGAGTTAGAGGCTCATTACCTATGCCTTTAACCGATATAGATGTTAAAAATAAAATTTCAGCAGTTGTATCTAGAATCACTTCAGATGATGTTAGAACAAAAGAGGATAAAGAGCTTTTTATTTCATCTCTTCCCGAATGGTTATATGGTACTTGGGGAGGCAATACTTCTTGCGTGGAAATAAAATTTCCTAATAATATTTCTCTTTTGTTTGATGCTGGTTCTGGAATAAGAAACTACAGTATTTGGCTTTCTCGACAAAAAGACAACCGTAAGTCTTTTCATGTGTTCTTTTCTCATTTTCACTGGGATCATATTATGGGGTTGCCTTTTTTCCAGCAGTTATACTCAAAAGATGTTGAGGCTTTTTTTTATTCACCAGTTAGAAAATTAAAAGAATATCTTTATAATCAAATGTTAAGTCCGTACTTCCCTGTAACTATGGATGCTATGGCTTGTCGTAAAAATTTTGTTGTTCTGAATGAAGAAAGCCCATATAAAATTAAAGATATATTTGTTACTCCTATACCTGTAGAACATCCGGGAGGTTGTTATGCTTATAAAGTGGAATATAAAAATAAGAAAATAATGTATGCAACAGATGTGGAGTTGGAAGATGATTATTTTATAGATAATCCTAGAAATAAAAAATTTTTTTATGAACTTGATTTTTTAATAATTGATAGTCAATATACTTTGGGAGAATCCATAGAAAAATACAAATGGGGCCATTCTTCTTTCAGTCTTGTTGTTGATTTTGCCATCAAATGGAATATTAAGAAGGTTCTTATGTTTCATCATGAACCTTTATATGATGATAAATTGCTTTTCCAAAACCTTCAAGCTGCACGAGAATATGCTAGACATCAAGGAAATGAACTTTTAGAAATAGAATTGGCAAAAGAGGATAAGACTTATTGTGTTGGACTTGACTGA
- a CDS encoding YkgJ family cysteine cluster protein: MSEDVFYKDGLKFQCVRCSRCCRYEPGYVFLSMSDIQNLVKHLKITQEDFIHKFCREINFSGFKRLSLKEKSNYDCIFWEDGGCAVYKARPLQCRTYPFWEEYLLSQENWDDLEKSCPGVNHGRLYTYDEIEAIRKKRLGEPPLIL; encoded by the coding sequence ATGAGTGAAGATGTTTTTTATAAAGACGGTTTAAAATTTCAATGTGTAAGATGTTCCCGATGTTGTAGATATGAACCGGGATATGTATTTTTATCAATGTCAGATATTCAGAATCTAGTAAAACACCTTAAAATCACACAAGAAGATTTTATCCATAAATTTTGCAGAGAAATAAATTTTTCTGGATTCAAGAGATTGTCTTTAAAAGAGAAAAGTAACTATGATTGTATATTCTGGGAGGATGGTGGCTGTGCTGTATACAAAGCTAGACCTCTGCAGTGTAGAACTTATCCTTTTTGGGAAGAGTACTTATTATCTCAGGAAAACTGGGATGACTTGGAAAAATCGTGTCCCGGTGTTAACCATGGAAGATTATATACTTATGATGAGATAGAAGCAATAAGAAAAAAACGATTGGGGGAACCTCCTTTAATACTTTGA
- the map gene encoding type I methionyl aminopeptidase, with amino-acid sequence MICLKTYDEIKKIKIACNYVEKILRELRTIIRPGISTGEIIETVNYILNKTKLSSSLVIEKMFPLPLSISVNEIAVHGGIVSQVLKAEDILTVDIAICYKGWHGDGSWTYSVDETHEDNINLIRAAWRCTMAGVSAAIPGGYIRDIGAAIEDEARQCGCKVIPDFAGHGIGKNMHESPTVFHYGIKRTGERIVPGMVFTIEPVVTFGDIAVERHDDGFAYIMKDRNKTAQFEHTIAIFEDRAEILTLGNRIFDKKLIGLFD; translated from the coding sequence ATGATATGTTTAAAAACTTATGATGAGATAAAAAAAATTAAGATAGCTTGTAACTACGTAGAAAAGATTTTAAGGGAGTTGAGAACTATTATTAGGCCGGGAATTTCAACAGGGGAAATTATCGAGACAGTTAATTATATATTGAATAAAACAAAATTATCTTCATCCCTTGTTATAGAAAAGATGTTCCCCTTACCACTTTCTATTTCTGTGAATGAAATTGCTGTACATGGAGGAATTGTTTCTCAAGTTTTGAAGGCTGAAGATATTTTAACGGTTGATATTGCTATATGTTATAAAGGATGGCATGGAGATGGTTCGTGGACATATTCTGTGGATGAAACCCATGAGGATAATATTAATTTGATACGGGCTGCCTGGCGTTGTACAATGGCTGGAGTTTCTGCGGCTATCCCTGGTGGATACATAAGAGATATTGGAGCAGCTATTGAAGATGAGGCTAGACAATGTGGTTGCAAGGTAATACCTGATTTTGCAGGCCATGGTATAGGTAAAAATATGCATGAGTCTCCAACTGTTTTCCATTATGGTATAAAGCGTACTGGGGAAAGAATTGTTCCTGGAATGGTTTTTACCATAGAGCCGGTTGTTACTTTTGGGGATATTGCAGTAGAAAGACATGATGATGGTTTTGCCTATATAATGAAAGATAGGAACAAAACAGCTCAGTTTGAGCATACCATAGCTATATTTGAAGATAGAGCAGAAATCCTGACACTAGGTAATAGGATATTTGATAAAAAATTGATTGGCTTATTTGATTAA
- a CDS encoding HAD family hydrolase, with amino-acid sequence MSYEYSKELYDSLIKLISNNIIEIKPIPTEIEESLPNIMEFDAVVFDIYGTLFISGSGDISIVMGKSKNHFFSEVFSFFNITVKNKKIDYSSIFYNIIEKHQNQRVADGIVNPEVNILEVWKDFILDLKNKKVIDIENITNELLTAIAVKYEILVNPVYPMPGAIEFINKLRMHNKLLGIISNAQFYTPLLFYLFWGKLPEELGFSHDLIIYSYQEKEAKPSKNLFLKVKKELQNQNISPSNVLYIGNDIKNDIYPASQIGFKTALFAGDKRSLRLRETEVSLSNIKPDYIIKNFRNIGGG; translated from the coding sequence ATGAGTTATGAATATAGTAAAGAGCTTTATGACTCTCTAATCAAGTTAATTTCCAATAATATAATAGAAATAAAGCCAATACCTACGGAAATTGAAGAATCGCTACCTAATATAATGGAATTTGATGCTGTCGTTTTTGATATTTATGGCACACTATTTATTTCCGGAAGCGGAGATATTAGTATTGTCATGGGTAAAAGCAAGAATCATTTTTTTTCCGAAGTATTTTCTTTTTTTAATATAACCGTTAAAAATAAAAAAATAGATTATTCCTCTATATTTTATAATATAATAGAAAAACATCAGAACCAAAGAGTAGCTGATGGAATTGTTAATCCAGAAGTAAACATTCTTGAAGTATGGAAAGATTTTATTCTAGATTTAAAAAATAAGAAAGTAATAGATATAGAAAATATAACCAACGAACTGCTCACAGCTATAGCAGTAAAATACGAAATTCTTGTTAATCCTGTTTATCCTATGCCAGGAGCAATAGAATTTATAAACAAACTGAGAATGCATAACAAACTCTTGGGAATAATATCTAATGCACAGTTTTATACACCTCTTCTTTTTTATCTGTTTTGGGGAAAACTACCAGAAGAACTCGGTTTTTCTCATGACCTAATCATATATTCTTACCAAGAAAAAGAGGCAAAACCATCAAAAAACTTATTTTTAAAAGTAAAAAAAGAATTACAAAATCAAAACATCTCTCCGTCAAATGTCTTATATATTGGAAACGATATAAAAAACGATATATACCCTGCAAGCCAAATAGGATTTAAAACCGCCCTGTTTGCAGGAGATAAACGCTCTCTTAGATTGAGAGAAACAGAAGTGTCATTATCAAACATAAAGCCAGATTATATAATAAAAAATTTTAGAAATATAGGGGGTGGGTGA
- a CDS encoding HIT domain-containing protein, which translates to MCRNYLFSFNKMQYFTQKESITGCILCHISKHDHKCEELVLWENEYFIISLNLYPYNPGHLIIFPKRHIEDFRKFSETEIMQINRITKACLNLLDETYHPAGYNIGYNMGLCAGASIEHIHQHIVPRYKNEIGIEEIIGGSRILVESPRESHKRLLDTISEKHIFT; encoded by the coding sequence ATGTGCAGAAATTACTTATTTTCTTTTAATAAGATGCAATATTTTACCCAAAAAGAAAGCATAACAGGATGCATATTATGCCATATCTCCAAACACGACCATAAATGCGAAGAATTAGTCTTATGGGAAAATGAGTATTTTATTATATCTCTTAATCTTTATCCTTATAATCCGGGACATTTAATAATATTTCCCAAAAGACACATAGAAGATTTTAGAAAATTTAGCGAAACAGAAATTATGCAAATCAATAGAATAACAAAAGCCTGTTTAAACCTGCTGGATGAGACCTATCATCCGGCAGGCTATAATATTGGCTATAATATGGGACTATGCGCAGGTGCATCAATAGAACACATACATCAACATATTGTCCCGAGATATAAAAATGAAATAGGCATAGAAGAAATCATAGGAGGCAGTAGAATACTAGTAGAATCCCCCAGAGAAAGTCATAAAAGACTGCTGGATACAATAAGTGAGAAACACATATTTACTTAA
- a CDS encoding DUF5312 family protein — translation MPTLEELAHSLAPEERKDLLKKIESSLFGVNDDKGEPIYPKIFSEEQREFVILQKMRELSIFERIVLWFRNLFTARSKEEAFLQLYLSKKRKKINRLAFDMFNLRTFSIKPGFLEYLIALDISSRFLLDFYRTLWGDKSFFVELIHETLNTMIPSCKKELFDFISREEIFNLFLEGKSRENVKKILRKKIESYLESIPKEIFRDMDYNLLPLFAARNLVFFPYGLFYNLFNVSDPDTVSDFSTLREVGFSKCEHLLERLYYAVSVFNRFIKYDIPDAIFKYYYSYIQSKKEKDEKQFYDVDSLKSAFKSLREATINFYKKIPLSDFFQVVHKDPFYRFYIYVPSIDAKNFYSSSLILHIIGEYDDSVLDIIRDVISSLNSSLFPFGKERMDNLNTFATSRLKTLFPHSFMYIESFSVIFTVFKRWYIMELRDFFETMAKAIPTRFKNVLTVLNSINKDIDDFLSEMISFEQSFSLDNPDGRLLFISEDRTAVSDVQRHLIDQKGKEAYEIVNAARGIISKFGDFFDRLIDILPDITDIAEEYYTSDEPFQEYVYGWRNKIKSLDLLLNLLKDSEHDLFFK, via the coding sequence ATGCCTACATTAGAAGAGCTGGCACACAGCCTTGCTCCAGAAGAAAGAAAAGATTTGTTGAAGAAAATAGAGAGTTCTCTCTTTGGAGTCAATGATGATAAAGGAGAGCCTATATATCCTAAAATTTTTTCTGAAGAACAGAGAGAGTTTGTCATTTTGCAAAAGATGAGAGAGCTTTCTATTTTTGAGAGAATAGTTTTGTGGTTTAGAAATTTGTTTACTGCTCGCTCCAAAGAAGAGGCTTTTTTACAACTCTATCTTTCTAAAAAAAGAAAAAAAATAAACAGGTTAGCTTTTGATATGTTCAATCTTAGGACATTTTCCATAAAGCCGGGGTTTCTGGAGTATTTGATTGCTCTTGATATTTCTTCCAGATTTTTATTGGACTTTTATAGAACTTTATGGGGGGACAAATCTTTTTTTGTAGAATTGATCCATGAAACGTTAAATACGATGATTCCTTCTTGTAAAAAAGAGCTTTTTGATTTTATCTCACGAGAGGAAATTTTTAATCTGTTTTTAGAGGGAAAATCGAGAGAGAACGTGAAGAAAATATTGCGGAAAAAGATAGAATCATATTTGGAATCTATTCCAAAAGAGATTTTTAGGGATATGGATTATAATCTTTTACCCTTGTTTGCAGCAAGAAATTTGGTTTTTTTTCCCTATGGTTTATTCTATAACTTATTTAATGTAAGTGATCCTGATACTGTATCTGATTTTTCGACTTTGAGAGAGGTTGGTTTTAGTAAGTGTGAGCACCTTCTAGAGCGTTTATATTATGCTGTTAGTGTTTTTAATAGGTTTATAAAGTATGATATTCCCGATGCAATTTTCAAATATTATTATTCATATATACAAAGTAAAAAAGAAAAAGATGAGAAGCAATTTTATGATGTGGATAGTCTAAAGTCAGCTTTTAAATCTCTACGAGAAGCTACAATCAATTTTTATAAGAAAATTCCTCTTTCTGATTTTTTTCAGGTTGTTCACAAAGATCCTTTTTATCGTTTCTATATTTATGTGCCTTCTATTGATGCTAAGAATTTTTATTCTTCGTCTCTTATATTACATATAATAGGAGAATATGATGATTCTGTGTTGGATATTATAAGGGATGTCATATCTTCTCTTAATTCTTCTTTGTTTCCTTTTGGAAAAGAAAGGATGGATAATTTAAATACTTTTGCCACAAGTAGATTAAAAACTCTTTTCCCTCACTCTTTTATGTATATAGAATCTTTCTCTGTGATTTTTACTGTCTTTAAAAGGTGGTATATTATGGAGTTAAGAGATTTTTTTGAGACTATGGCTAAGGCTATTCCTACTAGATTTAAAAATGTATTAACTGTGTTGAATTCTATAAATAAAGATATAGATGATTTTTTATCAGAAATGATTTCTTTTGAGCAGAGTTTTTCTCTTGATAATCCTGATGGTAGACTATTGTTTATATCTGAGGACAGAACTGCTGTATCAGATGTCCAAAGACATCTTATAGATCAAAAAGGTAAAGAAGCATATGAAATTGTTAATGCTGCAAGGGGTATAATATCCAAGTTTGGTGATTTTTTTGACAGATTGATAGATATACTACCTGATATAACAGATATTGCAGAAGAATACTATACATCTGATGAGCCGTTTCAAGAATATGTATATGGTTGGAGGAATAAAATTAAAAGTCTTGATTTGCTTTTGAATCTATTAAAAGATTCTGAACATGATTTATTTTTTAAGTAA
- a CDS encoding thiamine diphosphokinase — protein sequence MSTGLIFTGGDFPSYDVFLSVMAMVNADNFFIVAADSGLEICDSYGFVPDVIVGDMDSLSDVSLLDKFRTCEIYKYPQDKDYTDTELAINIIREKNIKSFFIVGGGGGRVDQLLGIYSIFFRDFFPDLWITGKEAVFSLNKGKYYFSFPVKSTVSFFPVCIQETLASTTGFKWPLDGLRWIPGDVGISNVVVETKQSVDVLSGRLLLVLNLFKV from the coding sequence ATGAGTACAGGTCTTATTTTTACGGGCGGTGATTTCCCTTCTTATGATGTTTTTTTAAGTGTTATGGCTATGGTAAATGCTGACAATTTTTTTATTGTGGCTGCTGATTCTGGATTGGAGATTTGTGATTCTTATGGTTTTGTTCCTGATGTTATTGTCGGTGATATGGATTCTCTTAGTGATGTCTCTTTGCTTGATAAATTTAGAACATGTGAAATATATAAGTATCCTCAAGACAAGGATTATACTGATACAGAACTTGCTATAAATATAATAAGAGAAAAGAATATCAAGAGTTTTTTTATTGTAGGTGGTGGAGGAGGGCGGGTAGATCAGCTGTTGGGTATATATTCTATTTTTTTTAGGGATTTTTTTCCGGATTTATGGATTACTGGAAAAGAAGCTGTTTTTTCTTTAAATAAGGGTAAATATTATTTTTCTTTTCCTGTTAAAAGCACAGTGTCTTTTTTCCCTGTTTGTATTCAAGAGACTTTGGCTTCTACAACAGGGTTTAAATGGCCTTTGGATGGTTTGAGATGGATTCCTGGAGATGTTGGAATAAGTAATGTGGTAGTAGAAACAAAACAGTCTGTTGATGTGTTATCAGGTCGATTATTATTGGTTTTAAATTTATTTAAAGTTTAG
- a CDS encoding flagellin, whose product MIINHNLSAMFAHRQNKFNGINLDKNMEKLSSGMRINRASDDASGLAVSEKMRSQIRGLNQAERNAQDGISFIQTTEGYLQDTTDILQRLRELAVQAANGIYSDEDRMQIQVEVSQLVDEINRIASHAQFNGMNLLTGRFAKETGENVVTASMWFHIGANMDQRERVYIGTMTAQGLGIQSTNGLPHTASFFTLATPEDANRAIGLIDQALKKVNKQRADLGAYQNRLEFASKSLSIGAENLQAAESRIRDTDMAGEMVEFVKNQILNQSSTAMLAQANQKTQSVLQLLQ is encoded by the coding sequence ATGATAATTAATCACAACCTGAGTGCAATGTTTGCGCATCGCCAGAACAAGTTCAACGGTATAAACCTTGACAAAAACATGGAAAAGCTGTCATCCGGCATGCGTATCAACAGAGCATCCGACGATGCATCCGGACTTGCCGTATCAGAGAAAATGCGCTCTCAAATAAGAGGTCTTAATCAGGCAGAAAGAAATGCACAGGATGGCATCTCCTTCATTCAGACAACAGAAGGATATTTGCAGGACACCACAGACATACTGCAAAGGCTAAGAGAACTAGCAGTGCAAGCAGCCAACGGAATTTATTCTGACGAAGACAGGATGCAGATTCAGGTAGAAGTATCTCAGCTTGTTGATGAGATAAACAGAATAGCATCACATGCTCAGTTCAACGGCATGAACCTTCTTACAGGGCGCTTTGCAAAAGAAACAGGAGAAAACGTAGTAACAGCTAGCATGTGGTTCCACATAGGCGCCAACATGGACCAGCGAGAGCGCGTTTATATAGGTACCATGACAGCTCAGGGCCTTGGTATACAGAGCACCAACGGACTTCCGCACACTGCAAGCTTTTTTACACTTGCAACACCAGAAGACGCAAACAGAGCAATCGGCCTTATAGACCAGGCACTCAAAAAAGTCAACAAGCAGCGAGCAGATCTTGGTGCATATCAAAACAGATTGGAATTTGCATCAAAGAGCCTCTCAATAGGAGCAGAAAACCTCCAGGCAGCAGAATCCAGAATAAGAGATACAGACATGGCCGGAGAAATGGTAGAATTTGTAAAGAACCAGATACTCAACCAGAGCTCCACCGCTATGCTTGCACAGGCCAACCAGAAAACACAGAGCGTACTCCAACTCCTACAGTAA
- a CDS encoding CCA tRNA nucleotidyltransferase, with translation MHHYKKAPFKIKKLPETLIEIANTLKKNKHQCYIVGGAVRDIAMGKEPDDYDLASSATPEEIKKIFKKVIPTGIQHGTVTILIKRDKYEITTFREEEGYTDLRHPDKIRYTRSLETDLSRRDFTINALALDPITEEIYDLYQGYADIKKKIIKTVGQPDKRFEEDALRILRAIRFAAQLGFTIEKETYKAIKRHSKNIQQISWERIREEFTKVLLSPSPSLGIKLMEETEILQYIIPELLTCKNISQGKAHRFDVYHHLLASCDLVEKKDIIIKLAALFHDIGKPITKIEIPGKGLAFYDHDKESAKIAKKILKRLKYPNSTIEKVTHLIQNHMIKYTEDWTDAAIRRHITRIGKDNLDQLLELLKADRWGITGTKTKVTDIEALRYRINTELNKSNALTIKDLKINGNTLQETLEIPAGPWIGKILKYLMEAVLDDPKLNTKEKLIEIAKKYYKKYN, from the coding sequence ATGCACCATTATAAAAAAGCACCATTTAAAATAAAAAAACTACCAGAAACACTAATAGAAATAGCAAACACACTAAAAAAAAATAAGCATCAATGCTACATAGTCGGAGGAGCAGTAAGAGACATTGCAATGGGAAAAGAACCGGACGACTATGATCTTGCAAGCTCGGCAACACCAGAAGAAATAAAAAAAATATTTAAAAAAGTAATCCCCACAGGAATACAACACGGAACCGTAACAATCCTTATAAAGAGAGATAAATACGAGATAACCACCTTTAGAGAAGAAGAAGGATACACAGATCTAAGGCATCCCGACAAAATAAGATACACACGTTCCCTTGAAACAGATTTATCACGACGAGACTTTACAATCAACGCATTAGCACTGGACCCTATAACAGAAGAAATATATGACCTGTATCAAGGATATGCTGATATCAAAAAAAAGATCATAAAAACAGTAGGACAACCGGACAAGAGATTTGAAGAGGACGCCTTAAGAATACTAAGAGCAATACGCTTTGCAGCACAACTAGGATTTACAATAGAAAAAGAAACATACAAAGCAATAAAAAGACACAGCAAAAACATACAACAAATCTCATGGGAAAGAATACGAGAAGAGTTTACAAAAGTGCTTCTCTCCCCTTCCCCATCACTAGGCATAAAACTAATGGAAGAAACAGAAATACTCCAATACATAATACCAGAACTCTTAACATGCAAAAACATATCGCAAGGGAAAGCACATAGATTTGACGTATACCATCACCTTCTGGCAAGCTGTGACCTTGTAGAAAAAAAAGACATAATAATAAAACTTGCAGCTCTCTTCCACGACATAGGCAAACCTATAACAAAAATAGAGATTCCCGGGAAAGGACTTGCCTTTTATGATCATGATAAAGAATCCGCTAAAATTGCAAAAAAAATTCTAAAAAGACTAAAATACCCCAATAGCACAATAGAAAAAGTAACGCATCTCATACAAAATCACATGATAAAATACACAGAAGACTGGACAGATGCAGCTATACGCAGACACATAACAAGAATAGGAAAAGACAACCTCGACCAATTACTAGAATTACTAAAAGCGGATAGATGGGGAATAACAGGAACAAAAACAAAAGTTACAGATATAGAAGCATTGCGATACAGAATAAACACAGAACTAAACAAAAGTAACGCTCTCACCATAAAAGACCTAAAAATCAACGGAAATACCTTACAGGAGACATTAGAAATTCCCGCAGGCCCATGGATAGGAAAAATATTGAAATACCTCATGGAAGCCGTACTCGATGACCCAAAACTTAATACAAAAGAAAAACTTATAGAGATAGCCAAAAAATATTACAAAAAATACAATTAA
- the rnc gene encoding ribonuclease III: MWLLKGLFDSSAPSKISEDRRKELLLFEKQNGIRFRSLELLNLAFSHRSYAHEQVGVGDNERLEFLGDSVLGLAVADYLYNTFPDKAEGELARIKSFVVSEDTLYDVALKIKVDNFILISKGEEFSGGRSKKALLADATEAIIGAYYLDAGFEAAKDFVLRLIVPEIDKVVENRHKKDYKTLLQEYVQKNFKTYPKYRLVQKKGPDHNRTFVIEVMILDKSYGPGKGKNKKEAEQDAAAIAYKALAGSNTN, translated from the coding sequence GTGTGGTTGCTTAAAGGACTTTTTGATAGTTCTGCTCCTTCAAAAATATCTGAGGATAGAAGAAAAGAATTACTTCTCTTTGAAAAACAAAATGGCATAAGGTTTAGAAGCTTGGAGCTTCTAAACCTGGCTTTTTCTCATCGTTCTTATGCTCACGAGCAGGTCGGTGTAGGGGATAATGAGAGATTGGAATTCCTTGGGGATTCTGTTTTGGGGCTTGCAGTAGCAGACTACCTGTATAATACCTTTCCTGATAAGGCAGAGGGAGAGCTTGCAAGGATAAAATCTTTTGTTGTAAGCGAGGATACTCTCTATGATGTTGCTTTAAAGATAAAGGTGGACAATTTTATTCTAATAAGCAAGGGAGAAGAGTTTTCCGGTGGAAGGTCTAAGAAGGCGCTTCTTGCTGATGCAACGGAAGCTATAATAGGGGCATATTATCTTGATGCTGGTTTTGAAGCAGCAAAAGATTTTGTTCTTAGATTAATTGTTCCAGAAATAGATAAGGTTGTTGAAAACAGGCATAAAAAGGATTATAAAACACTTCTTCAGGAATATGTACAGAAAAATTTTAAGACTTATCCCAAATACAGGTTAGTACAGAAAAAAGGTCCAGATCATAATCGCACTTTTGTAATAGAGGTTATGATCTTGGATAAATCTTATGGTCCTGGCAAAGGGAAAAATAAAAAAGAAGCCGAGCAGGATGCAGCTGCTATTGCCTACAAGGCTCTTGCGGGTTCCAATACTAATTAA
- the acpP gene encoding acyl carrier protein — protein MDDLFDKLKKLIAEKLEVEEDKITESASFRQDLGADSLDTYELVYAIEEELGITIPDEKANEFETVGDALAFIKSELEKK, from the coding sequence ATGGACGATCTTTTTGACAAACTTAAAAAGCTTATTGCCGAGAAGCTTGAGGTGGAAGAGGATAAGATTACAGAGAGTGCTTCTTTCCGTCAGGATCTTGGCGCTGACAGTCTTGATACCTATGAGCTTGTATATGCAATAGAAGAAGAGCTTGGTATCACAATTCCCGATGAGAAGGCTAACGAGTTTGAGACCGTTGGCGATGCTCTTGCTTTTATCAAATCAGAACTGGAGAAGAAATAA
- the rpmF gene encoding 50S ribosomal protein L32 — protein MAVPKYKTSKARSRRRRSINMRINGVVLSVCSNCGSKVKPHRVCPKCGNYRGKQVLEPEEMA, from the coding sequence ATGGCAGTACCAAAGTATAAAACATCCAAGGCAAGGTCCAGAAGGAGACGCTCCATAAATATGAGAATAAATGGGGTTGTTCTTTCTGTATGCAGTAATTGCGGCAGTAAAGTAAAGCCTCATAGAGTATGTCCTAAGTGTGGCAACTATAGAGGCAAGCAGGTTCTTGAGCCAGAGGAGATGGCATAA
- a CDS encoding calcium/sodium antiporter — protein sequence MSIIINSFVGLIGIAGLYWGGDFFISGASSLAKRFNISPLIIGLTVVAMGTSAPEFFVSGIAALSGHPTLSLGNVIGSNIANILLILGIVSIFHIISGNRQLIVFDFPWLFFSYILLLIGVIIFASAKASVLNIWLGLPMFCSLIIYLYILYRKAKKEGEAVLQERLEIDAVDDTSQKSIPIIFVLIVFGFSMLLAGSNMLINSAIWFAREVFNVSERFISLTVIAFGTSLPELVTSVVAAAKKESDISIGNIVGSNIFNTLGVAGFSAILAPLPVVFPAFWIDFAVMLGASVLLFLFLFLFKRVSIKAGFLFIILYVLYIAYLYNTRII from the coding sequence ATGAGTATAATAATAAATTCTTTTGTAGGTCTTATTGGGATTGCAGGTCTGTACTGGGGAGGAGACTTTTTTATTAGTGGAGCTTCTTCTCTTGCAAAGAGGTTTAACATATCACCTCTTATAATAGGTCTCACGGTTGTTGCCATGGGGACTTCTGCTCCTGAGTTTTTTGTTAGCGGTATTGCAGCTTTAAGCGGTCATCCTACGCTTTCTCTTGGTAATGTCATAGGCAGCAATATTGCTAATATTCTGCTTATTCTGGGTATAGTTTCTATATTTCATATCATTTCGGGAAACAGACAGTTGATTGTGTTTGATTTTCCCTGGTTGTTTTTCTCGTATATTCTTCTCCTTATAGGCGTTATTATTTTTGCTTCTGCCAAAGCCTCTGTGCTAAATATATGGCTAGGTCTTCCTATGTTCTGCAGTCTTATCATATATCTTTATATCCTCTATAGAAAGGCAAAAAAAGAGGGGGAAGCTGTTTTGCAGGAGCGTTTGGAGATAGATGCAGTAGATGATACTTCCCAAAAGTCTATTCCTATAATTTTTGTATTAATTGTCTTTGGTTTCAGTATGCTTCTTGCAGGTTCTAATATGCTTATAAACAGTGCAATATGGTTTGCCAGAGAAGTATTTAACGTTTCTGAGCGTTTTATTTCTCTTACTGTTATTGCTTTTGGTACGAGTTTGCCGGAGCTTGTTACTTCTGTTGTTGCGGCTGCAAAAAAGGAAAGTGATATTTCCATAGGCAATATAGTTGGCAGTAATATTTTTAATACACTGGGGGTTGCAGGTTTTAGCGCCATTCTTGCGCCTCTTCCAGTTGTTTTTCCTGCATTCTGGATTGATTTTGCTGTTATGTTAGGGGCGTCTGTTTTATTGTTTTTATTTTTATTTTTATTTAAGCGTGTTTCTATAAAGGCAGGATTTTTGTTTATAATTTTGTATGTTTTGTATATTGCATACTTGTATAATACGAGAATTATATAA